From Mercenaria mercenaria strain notata chromosome 17, MADL_Memer_1, whole genome shotgun sequence, the proteins below share one genomic window:
- the LOC123535761 gene encoding complement C1q-like protein 4: protein MTVFKELICEIIQLNILDADEQRIVRRENEVIVAFYATVGQHHIEHAGANQAIVFDDVITNLGTAYSKYAGDFRAPVSGTYVFSVTLMAYGGHTTHYRIVKNGTGMGNIYLRGQDGAYTSSALTTVLELKQGDSVSVQNIDPDEYLFGYAYNAFSGFLLQQDFSNQAIVGK from the coding sequence ATGACAGTTTTTAAAGAACTGATATGTGAAATCAtacagttaaatattttagatgcTGACGAACAACGCATTGTGCGGAGAGAGAACGAAGTTATTGTCGCTTTCTATGCTACCGTTGGTCAACATCATATTGAACATGCAGGAGCGAACCAGGCAATTGTCTTCGATGACGTCATCACAAATCTGGGAACTGCTTACAGCAAGTATGCGGGAGATTTTAGGGCCCCTGTATCAGGAACCTATGTTTTCTCAGTAACGCTCATGGCATATGGCGGACACACAACACACTACCGTATTGTGAAGAACGGGACGGGGATGGGCAATATCTATCTTCGTGGTCAAGATGGCGCCTATACTTCTTCCGCCCTGACAACTGTGCTTGAGTTAAAACAAGGAGACAGTGTCTCCGTACAAAACATCGATCCTGATGAATATCTTTTCGGGTATGCATACAATGCATTTTCTGGCTTTCTGCTACAACAAGACTTTTCAAATCAAGCTATTGTTGGCAAATAA
- the LOC123537227 gene encoding uncharacterized protein LOC123537227, whose protein sequence is MAKSILVIQILCLLLFNADKFATADAHETTSLFVKRDEYKNDLTRIIRRVEDLESSNDVIKSENRKLQDEVTSLKTFISSLDAENRRTVSDLQSQISDLQVANKQNEQIIQSIVSTLQSDIKENTSNFPSQTYALQSENKDTLVDIASQTNWTQSAPQYEQLHESQRKGYPVTNISASGFKTGQTQKRLTGHKGYRITRAENEANIAFYATVGNHHIEHAGVNQNIIFDHVITNLGNAYNKYAGDFKAPVSGTYVFSVTLMAYNTQSTHYRIAKNGTVMGNLYLHGKDGSDATSAMTAVLQLQQGDDVSIQNLDADKNLHGYAYSTFSGFLLQQDYSSTAIVGK, encoded by the exons ATGGCAAAGTCTATACTAGTTATCCAAATACTATGCCTGCTTTTATTTAATGCGGATAAATTTGCTACAGCGGACGCGCACGAAACGACGTCATTATTTGTGAAGAGAGACGAATACAAAAATGATCTTACTCGAATTATTCGCCGTGTCGAAGATCTTGAATCAAGTAATGACGTCATCAAAAGTGAAAATAGAAAACTTCAAGATGAGGTGACCAGTCTAAAGACATTTATTTCATCCCTTGATGCAGAGAACAGGAGAACTGTTTCAGATCTTCAGTCACAAATTTCCGATCTACAAGTTGCGAACAAGCAGAATGAACAGATTATTCAGTCGATAGTTTCAACACTTCAAAGTGACATAAAGGAAAATACGTCGAATTTTCCATCCCAGACATATGCCCTGCAATCTGAAAACAAAGACACTCTGGTCGACATTGCGTCCCAGACAAACTGGACGCAATCAGCTCCGCAGTATGAACAGTTGCACGAGTCGCAGAGGAAAGGTTATCCAGTTACAAACATTTCCGCATCTGGGTTCAAAACTGGCCAGACACAGAAACGACTGACAG GGCACAAAGGATATCGCATTACAAGGGCTGAAAACGAAGCAAACATTGCGTTCTACGCTACTGTTGGTAATCATCACATAGAACATGCAGGAGTAAACCAGAATATCATTTTCGACCATGTCATCACTAATTTGGGCAATGCTTACAATAAATATGCCGGGGATTTTAAAGCTCCAGTCTCCGGAACTTACGTGTTTTCAGTAACGCTCATGGCATACAACACGCAAAGCACGCACTACCGTATAGCAAAGAACGGGACAGTTATGGGCAACCTCTACCTTCACGGTAAAGATGGTTCGGACGCTACGTCAGCCATGACCGCAGTTCTTCAGCTTCAGCAAGGagatgatgtgtctatacagaatCTTGATGCCGATAAAAATTTACACGGCTACGCCTACAGCACGTTTTCAGGGTTTCTTCTGCAGCAAGATTATTCTTCCACAGCAATTGTTGGAAAATGA
- the LOC123535760 gene encoding probable serine/threonine-protein kinase DDB_G0286627, producing the protein MDLAVAKDHLYLKAEYFKGLNLDDVIFSEESQKLDVGKKCSISLQIAQAVAHLHNQKLAIIHLDIKPENIIFSENADVVKLCDIALSKLNTLNSTLTTFANQNELQPGTPAYQAPEIILNHSPACNSTDVCSLSCIISEVFSEEQVWPLEGDSLKEITELMEKKETLYSFRNMLEDQAIPRVVNVVSRGLKLQQ; encoded by the coding sequence ATGGATCTTGCAGTGGCCAAAGACCATCTGTATCTGAAAGCAGAATATTTTAAAGGTTTGAATCTTGATGATGTAATATTTAGTGAGGAAAGTCAGAAACTAGATGTGGGCAAAAAGTGTTCAATTTCATTGCAAATTGCGCAAGCTGTGGCACATCTGCATAACCAGAAACTGGCTATAATTCATCTTGACATCAAGccagaaaacattattttttcagaGAATGCTGATGTTGTGAAACTGTGCGATATAGctctttcaaaattaaatacattaaacAGCACACTGACAACATTCGCAAATCAAAACGAACTTCAGCCCGGAACACCTGCCTACCAAGCACCTGAAATTATTTTGAACCACTCACCTGCTTGTAACAGCACTGATGTTTGCAGCTTGTCATGCATTATATCTGAGGTATTTTCAGAAGagcaagtatggcctctagagggagATTCTCTGAAGGAAATCACTGAACTTATGGAAAAGAAGGAAACACTATACAGTTTCAGAAACATGTTGGAAGATCAGGCTATTCCAAGAGTGGTAAACGTGGTCAGTCGTGGCCTAAAATTACAACAGTGA